A genomic window from Lotus japonicus ecotype B-129 chromosome 1, LjGifu_v1.2 includes:
- the LOC130718160 gene encoding uncharacterized protein LOC130718160 yields the protein MYLKLTSEEHLNDSYIQNSQIEEAYVLNRFRERRRKIREDTAPRSRKYLGRDHTAANQRVIGDYFANEPTYDDAMFRRRYRISDNYFTQRVDAANKQGISPLAKCNTTMRMLAYGVAADAVDEYIKIGGTTAFECLRRFCKGIIRLYEQQYLRAPTQEDLQRILHANDMRGFPGMIGSIDCMHWEWKNCPKAWEGQFTRGDKGTTTVILEAVGKAPAVNFFVNQRPYNMAYYLADGIYPSYPTFEGCRKDIERAFGVLQARFKIISEPARLWDIDDLSIIMRSCIILHNMIFEDERDSYAQRWTDFEQSGEGESSTQQPYSTEVLPAFVNHVRARSELRDSNVHHELQADLVKHIWAKFGMSQD from the exons ATGTATCTAAAGCTAACTTCGGAAGAGCATCTCAATGACT catacattcaaaatagtcaaattgaagaagcttatgtactCAACCGATTTAGAGAGCGTCGAAGAAAAATTCGAGAAGATACTGCACCTCGTAGTAGAAAATATCTCGGTAGAGATCATACAGCGGCAAACCAGAGGGTAATtggcgactactttgccaatgagcctacatatgacgatgcaatgtttcgtcgtcggtaccggat tagtgataactacttcacccaacgtgttgatgcagccaataaacaaggtatatcacccttagcaaaatgtaacacaacaatgcgaatgttagcatatggtgtggcagcagatgcggtcgatgagtacatcaaaattggaggtactacagcatttgagtgtttacgtagattctgtaaaggaataATACGATTATATGAGCAAcagtacctgagagcaccaacccaagaagacctgcaaagaatactacatgctaatgacatgcgggggttcccaggcatgatcgggagtattgactgcatgcactgggagtggaaaaattgtcctaaagcatgggaaggtcaatttactagaggggataagggaaccacaacagttattcttgaagcagtt ggaaaggctccagctgtgaatttctttgtgaatcaacgtccctataatatggcatactatctagccgatggtatctatccttcttatccaactttc gagggatgtcggaaggacatcgaacgtgcatttggagttcttcaagctcgttttaaaatcatcagtgaaccagctcgcttgtgggacatagatgacttgagtatcattatgaggtcatgcatcatattacataatatgattttcgaggatgaacgagattcatatgctcaacgttggaccgattttgagcaatctggaGAAGGTGAATCTAGTACacagcaaccatactcgaccgaggttttacccgcttttgtaaatcatgtgcgtgctagatccgagttgcgtgattcaaatgttcatcacgaactgcaagcagatttagtgaagcacatctgggcaaagtttggaatgtctcaggattga
- the LOC130729002 gene encoding glycine--tRNA ligase, mitochondrial 1-like, giving the protein MLLHQFFKLRTIARNSQSPFSSLSISLSSSSPMAAAAASSEDSLRKALADKQSAVDAQGNAVRALKAASAAKPDIDAAIAALNALKLEKSSIERSLQSILSVADTRESFRHAVTNTLERRFFYIPTAKIYGGVAGLYDYGPPGCDVKLNVLSFWRKHFVREEQMLEMDCPCVTPEEVLKASGHVEKFTDLMVKDTKTNNCFRADHLLKDYCNEKLQKDLTLSPEKVAELKNVLALLDDFSPEELGAKIKEYGITAPDTQNPLSDPYPFNLMFQTKIGPSGLQTGYLRPETAQGIFVNFRDLYYCNGNKLPFAAAQVGQAFRNEIAPRQGLLRVREFTLAEIEHFVDPEDKSHPKFAEVADLEFLMFPREEQVSGQSAKRIRLGEAVSKGIVNNETLGYFIGRVYLFLTRLGIDKDRLRFRQHLANEMAHYAADCWDAEIECSYGWIECVGIADRSAYDLRAHSEKSKVALVAQEKFLEPKEVEKLVITPSKKEIGLAFKGEQKKVLEALEAMREKEALDMKAALESKGEVEFEVCQLKKTVTINKKMVTIQKEKKIEHQRVFTPSVIEPSFGIGRIIYCLYEHSFYMRPSKAGDEELRVFRFPALVAPIKCTVFPLVQNQTFEAVSKLISKSLTAADVSHKVDITGTSIGKRYARTDELGVPFAITVDSESSVTIRERDSKDQVRVDVEKAASVVKELTEGQSTWADVWSNFPHHSSAAAED; this is encoded by the exons ATGCTTCTTCACCAATTTTTCAAACTCAGAACCATAGCCAGAAATTCCCAATCTCCTTTTTCATCTCTTTCAATTtcactttcttcatcttctcccatGGCCGCCGCCGCCGCATCCTCCGAAGATTCGCTCCGCAAAGCCCTCGCCGACAAGCAATCTGCCGTCGACGCCCAGGGCAACGCCGTTCGCGCTCTCAAGGCCGCATCCGCCGCCAAGCCCGACATCGACGCCGCCATCGCAGCTCTCAACGCTCTCAAGCTCGAGAAGTCCTCCATCGAACGCTCCCTCCAGTCTATCCTCTCTGTTGCCGACACCCGAGAAAGCTTCCGCCATGCTGTGACCAATACCCTCGAACGCCGCTTCTTCTACATCCCCACTGCCAAAATCTACGGCGGCGTTGCTGGTCTGTACGACTACGGTCCTCCTGGTTGCGATGTCAAGCTCAACGTCCTCTCCTTCTGGCGTAAG CATTTCGTTAGGGAGGAGCAAATGTTGGAGATGGACTGTCCCTGCGTGACGCCAGAGGAAGTGCTGAAGGCGTCCGGCCATGTTGAGAAGTTCACTGATCTCATGGTGAAGGACACCAAGACTAACAATTGCTTCCGTGCCGATCACTTGCTCAAGGACTATTGTAATGAAAAGCTCCAGAAGGACCTTACATTGTCTCCTGAAAAGGTCGCGGAGCTCAAGAATGTGCTGGCCTTGTTGGATGATTTCTCTCCTGAAGAGCTCGGCGCTAAGATTAAGGAGTATGGGATCACTGCCCCTGACACCCAGAATCCCCTCTCTGATCCTTACCCTTTCAATTTGATGTTCCAAACTAAAATTGGTCCTTCTGGCTTGCAGACTGG GTATTTGCGTCCTGAAACTGCACAGGGCATATTTGTCAACTTCAGGGACTTGTATTATTGCAATGGAAACAAGCTACCTTTTGCTGCTGCCCAAGTTGGGCAAGCTTTTAGAAATGAG aTTGCTCCTCGTCAAGGCCTTCTCAGAGTTCGAGAATTCACACTGGCAGAAATTGAGCACTTTGTTGATCCAGAAGACAAGTCCCATCCAAAGTTCGCAGAAGTTGCTGACTTGGAGTTTTTAATGTTCCCAAGGGAGGAACAAGTGTCTGGTCAGTCTGCAAAGCGAATTCGTTTGGGTGAAGCTGTTTCCAAG GGTATTGTCAATAATGAGACTCTTGGTTATTTCATCGGGAGAGTATATCTTTTCTTGACGCGTCTTGGTATTGACAAAGACCGCTTAAGATTTAGGCAACATCTTGCCAATGAGATGGCCCATTATGCTGCTGACTGCTGGGATGCGGAGATCGAGTGTTCCTATGGTTGGATTGAGTGTGTTGGCATTGCTGATAGATCTGCATATGATTTGCGTGCTCACTCG GAGAAAAGCAAGGTTGCACTTGTGGCTCAGGAAAAATTTCTAGAACCCAAGGAAGTGGAG AAATTAGTTATAACTCCAAGTAAGAAAGAGATAGGTCTAGCATTTAAGGGGGAACAGAAGAAGGTGCTTGAAGCACTTGAG GCAATGCGTGAGAAAGAAGCTTTGGATATGAAGGCTGCTCTGGAATCAAAAGGGGAGGTGGAGTTTGAAGTGTGTCAGCTTAAGAAAACTGTGACCATTAATAAGAAAATGGTGACGATTCAAAAGGAGAAAAAGATAGAGCATCAGCGAGTTTTTACACCATCTGTGATTGAACCATCCTTTGGCATTGGAAGGATAATTTATTGCCTCTATGAGCACAGTTTCTACATGAGACCAAGTAAAGCTGGAGATGAAGAGTTACGTGTATTTCGCTTCCCTGCACTAGTAGCTCCTATTAAGTGCACAGTGTTCCCTCTGgttcagaatcagacatttgAAGCAGTTTCTAAACTCATTTCCAAGTCATTGACCGCAGCTGATGTTTCACATAAGGTTGACATTACAG GTACATCTATTGGAAAACGATACGCAAGAACAGATGAACTTGGTGTGCCCTTTGCTATCACTGTGGATTCAGAATCATCAGTGACTATTCGAGAGAGGGACAGCAAGGATCAAGTGCGTGTTGATGTGGAAAAAGCTGCCTCTGTTGTCAAGGAGTTAACTGAGGGTCAGAGCACATGGGCAGATGTGTGGTCAAATTTTCCCCACCATTCCTCTGCAGCTGCAGAAGATTGA